aacaaaataaatttattcgagatatatttaataaattttaattttttatattatttctaattaatttttattctacAATAGAATGATTTATCCTTTTACATTTTgattgaaaacataaaaaaatcataacaccctgaaattcaatataataatttttatctttttatcaaTCTCTTCTCTTAATACTTCAGTTCTCCGTTGTGAGACTGAAAACTAAAAATAGagattactttatttttattggCTCACTcttcatatattccataatatttgtaatttaattgtTCGGCATCAATTCAACCAAATTATTcttgttattgttgttgttagTACCGTCTTTAGTGAACATATAGAGCCTTGTCACTTCTTCAATTAACccattattaaaatgaaaataaaaacgcATTTGTAATCATCAATATCTAGAATCGGAGCTACAATAAACTTTGCCAAGTTCAATGAGTGGATAAGTTAAACAACATGGGGACTTGGGAGTTCAAAATAGAGTTGTCAGTGAACTCGCATTATCACCATTAGAGCTGACATCAAACACCGAATTTCGTCGATAAATAGAAGTGATTAAAGTGCTACCACTAAGGGTGTAAATGAGAAAATAATACTCACAAGCTACTTAAGTTCAACTCAGAGAAAATTAGAATTCGATTAGGTAATTATCAAGCCCAACTCGAACTATTGGTTGAGATGAATTCGAACTTATTAATACTTGACTCGAACAACTCATGAGCCTCATCGAGCTTTTCACATTTGCATATTATTGAATTACATTATTacccttaatatatattattaaccctaaACTTAATTATCGAGCCGAGCTCGAGCTTGAGTACACAAATTAGTAAATGAACTTAATCAAGCTCGAACTAAAGTAGCTCAATTATATCTCAAGTCAATCTCGAGCTTAAAATAAATACTTATCAAGCTCAAGCCGAATATTGAACCTCAAAATTTTGAGACAAAATTGATAGTATGCGAGCTTATCTCGATTTGGTTACACCCTTAATTGCCACTCTATCCATCCATGACGTCATCCTTTCGTTTCACTCCATGGGAAAATGAACAACAAAATcaaccaaatttcaaaaaaacCCAATTCAattctttgaaaataaaaatattcacttCCTTGATTCAATCCAATTTGAAGTCtaacaatttcaattttttaaggtTTTGATTTGCTTTATCAATAATAATCAACTTAAGTtaacaaaaaaatgaattaattgtCCTTGATATTAAGCTCTTAACCATTTGATGTATATGAAAAACAATATCTTTCGAGAGAATATgtagtttaataaaataacaaaaatttaaatatatataattttgtgttttttttttacaccttgtgaattgagttatatttatatgtaaaagaatatgataaaataaggtaatatgtaaacattaatgattaaatttattataatattgaatttaaaaatgattacattatttttttcaataatcatttaatgattaatgataaaaaagaaaaaattaaataatttaatagtattttgtaagttttttataattgagtcacaagaacataaaaaaaatataattatattctattaaataaaaaaaactacaatttttataaatacaAAAGAATATAATTACTACCGACAATAATTACACTTCCATTAAATACTATATGTAATCCTAAAACCTTTTCATATAGGGTCGTGGCCCGAATACGTTTTGTTTAATCAAAGCTCAGCGTGCCTTTGGTGTGGTCTGGTCCCCTCAACGCCCACCCAAATCCGCAGTTAGAACACGAAAAGGAGTGAAAGAGGCAAACGTGTGGCTCTCTTTTCCAGGCCGAACCTCTTTCGTCCTCCACCACCAACGACAACAACGACGAAGATGTTCGCCaattttaaagcttcaagttCTGTCCTCCTGTTTTCCCGGATCTCCCTCTATTTTTCCACCAACTTGTTCTTCGAACCAACTCTCACAATCCCCTTCCATCATGTCTCTAACAATTAAATCTCACTTCGCTTCTCCTACTTACCTCAGCTTCACCACTAAACCCAGCAGATTCACGGGTTATAACACTAAGATCCGACCAAATtctatttaccattttaatcctttaaaattaacttattacCAACCCAAAAAAATGCAAGCCCCCGTCCAGTATTCTCCAGCTCCCGTGATCAAGAGCTCGTTGATCGAGCCTGATGGCGGGGCCCTCGTCGATCTGGTTGTCCCAGAGGGCGAAAGGGGAGCGAAGACGATTGAGGCCGAGTCATTGCCGAAGGTGAGGCTAACCAAAATCGACGTGGAGTGGGTGCATGTAATCAGCGAAGGCTGGGCTAATCCTTTGAAAGGATTTATGAGGGAAGATGAGTATTTGCAAAGCTTACATTTTAATTCTCTGAGATTGAAAGATGGGTCTATTGTCAACATGTCACTTCCCATTGTTTTGGCTATTGATGATGAGACTAAGGAGAGAATCGGGTCTTCTTCCCATGTTGGGTTGGCCGGACCTGATGGAGACTTGATCGCCATTCTTAGGAGGTCTATACTCTTTTTAACCTTCTATTAAATGGATATTGTTTATTACATGAATGTGATAATTGACATTGTATATTTAGATAATCTAATTGCTATTATTATTTGAAATCTGAAATTTTTACTCCCATTTTATACTTTTGAAAATGGAATAAATTTGGTTTAGAGTTTCGCCTCGTTTAATTGGATATGTTCTATAGATAAGAGTTTGAGTTTGAGGAGTCTTGTTGGTTCATGTGCTTAATTGCTCCTTTATGATCTAATTGTCATTTGAATCATGAAAGGGAAAATTGTACTGGCAAGTTTGAAAACCAATGTATTATTCTTGAAATTAACGTTTTAATGCCACTTAAGTTTATTGCAGCATTGAAATCTACAAGCATAACATAGAAGAAAGAATTGCTAGAACATGGGGAACAACTGCACCAGGTTTGCCATACGTGGAGGAAGTCATTATTCCTGCTGGAAACTGTCTCATTGGAGGTGACCTAGAAGTTTTGAAACCTGTAAAATATAATGATGGGCTTGATCACTACAGACTTTCCCCCAAGCAACTCAGAAAGGAATTCGATAGGCGTAATGCTGATGCTGTTTTTGCTTTTCAGCTAAGGAATCCTGTGCATAATGGACATGCACTATTGATGAATGATACTCGGAGACGACTTCTAGAAATGGGTTTCAAGAATCCAATCCTCTTGCTTCATCCTTTAGGTGGTTTCACTAAGGCTGATGATGTGCCCTTGGATGTTCGGATGGAGCAACACAGCAAGGTTTTTCCCATCATTCCCTCTGTATAGCCACTGCTAATATTATCCTGATTATGGTCAATTGCTACAATGATAAGCTATCTGCACATTCTTTAATGCATTTCTACGTTCTTCTTTGCTTAGAACGTGTACTGAATCATGATGTTTTTCTTGTATAGTGGATAGCATTCAAATAAATGAATTCTTCTGGTCTTGAATCATGAAGTTCAGGTCCTAGAAGATGGAGTCCTTGACCCTGAGACTACCATTGTGGCCATATTCCCATCACCTATGCATTATGCAGGTCCAACAGAGGTACAGTGGCATGCCAAGGCAAGGATAAATGCTGGGGCTAACTTCTATATTGTTGGTCGTGATCCTGCTGGAATGGGTCACCCAACAGAGAAAAGGGATCTGTATGACCCTGATCATGGGAAAAAAGTCTTAAGCATGGCTCCTGGCTTGGAAAAGCTTAATATTTTGCCGTTTAGGGTAGGTGACATCTGTGCTGGTCTAACCTTAATTTTTTATACTATCTGCATTTATCATTCAAGACTCTACTAATTTTTCTTGATTGGCATTTCAAATTGTTTATATGGGTAGGCTGTTCTTTTGCTAGATCTCCAATTAATGAGTTACTCTAGTCCAGTTAATGAGAGTATTATCCAATGGTGACTCAAATTTTTGCAGGATATACAAGCTGTTCCTTTCTTGAAACTCCCATCTTAACCTGTCTTAACAGATGCCAATATGCAGTCCCATAATcttaataattagttaattactgatccagcaaaagaaaaaaaaaatcaccgATTGATTCTAAGAGAAACATCTACCACTCAATTCAGGACTGCATTTTGTTTAAATGGTGCCTTAATTAcgttgtttttcttttatttttgcacTCATTTTTCTGAACTATCGTCTTAGGTTGCGGCTTATGACATAGTGGCAAAGAAGATGGCATTTTTTGATCCTTCACGTGCCAAAGATTTCCTCTTCATCTCTGGAACCAAGGTAACTTTGGATTTTTCTAGAATTTGGTGGTGTTTTGAGGCTTCATTCTTTTGTAACAATCTTAAGTATTGTGCAGCACTACATGTTAAACTAAAGATGCTTGTTATTGAGTCCAGTATTGTCAAGGGCACAAGGGGCACTTTAGCCCCTAGAACCCTTAAAGTGCCTGCAATAAAGGCACTAGCCTGAGTAAAGTAAAGCGCAATGTGTATATGTATGAGCTTTTGTAAGtctgtgtgtgtatatataaagCTTAGGATGTATGATACACTCTAAAGTGTGGTCTAATTTATCTACAAAACATGCAATTTTTTGATTTCCTTATAGACAATGTTGTTGAATGCTCAAATATTGTGAAGTATGGAGTTTGCTATTATTCTGTTCTTGCTTACTAGTAAAGGTAcatcaattgaaaaaaaaagtgacaataaaagaaattaaagagaaattcAATCAGTTGGGTTTTTTTTAATGCTTATCTTCTTACAAAAATGTGCACCTGATGAAACGGGCCTCACCTGAAAGGGTTTGAGGTGCTTTTGTTGTAAATGCTAAGGTGCCTGGCATGGATGCACCTATGCACACGCCTTGACAACACTGATTGAGTCAACTGGCCTTGGTTCTCACTTGGTGCTCAAATCTATCTTCACATACTAGGTTTGAGCTTCTGCATTGGCAGGCTACTAAGGGAACTGGGTCTGTTTGAAAACTTGAGGGATTGAACTTCACTCATTAATTTGTATAAGGTCATGAAAGGTTATCATGGGCAGTTTAGGTCAATTCCTCACATTTCagctgaaaaaaattaaattaggcaTGAAACGTATGATGGTAAGGTTCATGGTATAATGCATGACATGTAACAGTAGTTTCAGAAGAGTAAGCATACTTGTTAGTCAGGCTGCATATACCATTTTGTTCAGTACTTACAAAAACTTATAATGACAGATTGGATCTCCAAGGGTCCTCGTAAAGCTTCCACTAATATTAACCTGTATTTTTACTAAGCGTcaattttgttcttgaattttgcAGTATAATGCATTACGTTTcagttgaaaaaaataaattagcgatAAAATTTATGGTGGCGAGGTTCTTTGGTATAATGCATGGCATGTAATGGTAGTTTGAAAAGTTGTAGCATTTTCAAGTTGTATGTAATTATGTTCTGATTCTAACTCATTGCTGCAGATGCGAACCTATGCAAGAACTGGTGAGAACCCTCCCGATGGTTTTATGTGCCCTGGGGGATGGGAAGTCCTTGTCAAATACTACGAGAGTTTGCAAGCAGAGGAGGCAACACAGCAACCAGCTGCTGTATCTTCTTAGATGCATAATTTAGTAGTAGATCTTGCAGCGAGTTTTATTACATAACATGTGTGGTAGGCTTGTCCTATGGTTTCAAGTTCCTAATGGCAGCAGCACCAGTAATGGATTCAACATCTCCATGTCTACCTTTATGCCTTTGTTCAACTCCCTGGTGATTGGGGTTTTGTTTTTAAGCGGATAATATTGTAGCAAGACAAACAATTGATGCTGGTTTGAAATCTCATTCTTTTCTCAAGTTTGACATTTCCACTTTCTGGTTTAGTTTTAGAGCTTCTTTAATGCTTCTGGTATTGGCACTAATGTCGGACTGTGAAATATCGAAGCTGTAAGAAAGTGGGATATGGACTGATTCGTTTAACAGAGCAGTGTTAATCATCTTGGAACTCAGTCTGAAAAGCAAACTTTTAAGCTCCTATAACTCATTATTAAGTCTTTCAAGCAGCTACTTCTagtgaaataaattttctcaAACCTAAACGCTTTCTCTTATCTCGAAAGCACAATTGTATAATGCCCATAAAGGCTCAAGTTTTATTTTTGCATAACATGAAATCTAAACTCAATTAATCACGTCAATCAGGTCAGCTGAACCTTACACTTAAGGAAGACCTGGATTTAATTCTAGTTTTTCCTTCTCTCCATTTGATAGCAGACTTACAGAAAACAGCATTTTATCAAGCCCACGGTTGAAATGTTCAATTTTTTGATCTtataaattttggtcatggtcaTAAACTTTAGCTATTAAACGTCTTACTTAATGTGGCTTTCCATGGCTCAACCGAAATTCATGGAAACTTCAAGGTAGATGGTTAGAACGTTGCTCCCTGAAATTCAATGCAAAACACCAACAGACCATAAAGATACAGTTGTTGTAATAGACCATCAACACGATACATGTGCTTTAACTCTCTGTTTATGCTACATCCGTCAGTCCTTGGTGATCCGGATTCCCACGGACTTAGCTGTAAAACGGGTGGGGCCGAGACccgttttcttttcttctccattCCTCGTACACTACTTTAAGATCAGGTTTTCAAAAACTCCATGAATATGCCTTGTCGAGCTGCCTACTTGTAAGGGTCACCGTCCCCGGCCACCAATATTTTGGGGTTGTTGTCTGTTTGTCTGGTTTGTCAAGTAATCCTTTATATTTATACGCTGTGAAGTCGGTGTCAACTTTTTCGTAGCGGTTTGGATTTTTGAACATGTTTGTCATTGCTGTCTGCTTATATTTCTAGTAAAGGATCCATCCCTTTTTTTCCATGCAACTTGCTTACCCCTAACATCTTTCCCCATCTTAAGGGTTACTTGAATATGGGCTCTCTATACGGATACTTTTGCAGGTAGAAGGTCACCTCAAAACCAATATTGCTTATGTAATGCACGGAAATAATGATCCCTCTAGGAATACTAGGATGAATATAACACAAGCAAATAAAAAATATCTCAAACACAGTTTAACAATCCTTCTATCAACATATGATTATGGTTTCTCTGAGTTAAAAGGGTTAGCTTAATAAGATGGGATGAGGCTATTTCCTCCACCCAAGAATTAATACTTGGTTGGGCTCAAACCTTTCATAGCCACTACCTTTCGGCTTTCGGTGGAGTGTACTTTGGTCCCACATTCGTATATCAGTATATGTTTTCAAGTTTTCATGTTTCCACTCTGTAAACGAAATTAATTTCAATCGCAGAACATGGTGTCGTTTCCTTTGGTCAATGAGTTGAGCCTTCTTTTCTTGTACTAGTCCTTCAATGCAATCCATTGAATCTGTTGATGAAATTACCGTCAGTTATTATGATCAGATTCAGACCACATACAGCCTAGTTATGCTGTTCAACAGGTACACCTACTAAACTGTAACTTTGGGCCAACTTTCTACTGGAATTCAATGTTTTGATTCTAGCTATGACCAAAAGTGGAACCaaataaataagtatttaattgGGTTAGGGTCAATTTTGCATTGCTTCTAACAAGTGCTTTGGGGACAAAAATCATTTTTGAGATAAAAGTATTGctaaataatatgttttttttagagaaaaagtGTTTTTCAAATCTCAAAAATTTGCCAAAAAGTACTTTTGACAAAGCagaaaattttagcttctccctacaaatgttttgtgtttcaaaaatatttcttaaaagcAATGCTAAACTAACCCTTAATCTAAGTACCTGTATGTAATGTTTAAAACATCATAATGTTTTAGAGATACAGGTTCTTCATCTAGCATCAAAGCACATATGCTCTTAGACATTGAAACAATACATTAATTACACAAGATCACGTACTATCAATgtactagtgtcacggggctagagtTTTCTCttgcgatccgtgcggccttaggcgatccgttcgtcaaaactcgcctaagtcagccttaactcaagtgaggattccttaagaactcctccaaggcaccaaattgaagagcggaagcgatttataccaaaataagctaaaccaaagaacaacagaaagagcgctcgcaaagtgtttgagtaaatgctctcaattctcttattcacaaagaataatgaaacaatgaatggagtgagtacaactgAGGGGGAGgttctctatttatagttgagctcccccaaaaccgacggtcaagatacatttacatcgacggacgagattaaccatatccatttattttagggatttacaagatatgccatatcaaatctaatctaatcttttacaagatatgattccctctatcttctaaaattagttaccatattagcctaagttgctatctcttcattatcgggccaaccagacttcaatctgacaggcttctccaatagcTCTTtcaatcgggccagttctcgtgggccaaatgatccccatctgagcaataaacctccattggatgcatttggtgtgaTGGttacgggctttgaactgcgacccgtgacattctcccccacccattcttgTAACGTCCTTGTTGCGACTTccgaatggcactgacttgattcgcctCGGTCTCGTCTCGACGCCTTAGCTTTTCCCTTTCTTCGGGACTTTTGCTTCGGCTTACGTCGCTTCTTCACTCGAATCGTCCTACTCGTTTGTACATCTCGATGACAATAAGCTTTGTCACTCTCTTGTCCACATTCTAACTTTACTCGACCAGAATCCTCTTGATTCACCACATTTGGCTTCGCTTTGCCCACAGTCTCTCGGCTTCTTTGCTCAAGAACTTCGAAAGGGCCCCTACATTTTCGCCAAGTCAACAAGTTAGAATACAACACACTATCAAAGTGTTCGAAATGTACCTTTGCATTTACTCTGGTCAACTGTCCCTTATGCATCACTTCTTTTTCCTTGAAGTCCgatgcaccacccacctctcttataggtggaagccttgtcgatgactcagccaactccgacgcttcactcaacttgagcctcattggtcccaGCTTCACTGTTTTCATCGCAACTTTTTCCTCTAAGTCTTATAACAAACTCACATTTTCCTTTGGTGAAAGCCCCTCCGATGACTCACCAAGCTCAGACGTTGCCTTTCTTTTGACTCcggcttgctttggacagttTCACAACTCATATGGACCACGACACAAGAAGCACTTTACTTGCTTCTTTTTGCCcctctttgccctcttggcttcagcttttcccttgctcgaaccaagcttcttgggctcattGTCTGCTCCATCGTTCCCTTTGATGACAGACTTACTCGGAAACTTCCGCAACCTATGCGAaccatgacacaagaagcactcTACTGGCTTCTTCTCACTTTCGGCCTCCTTGGCTTTGACACCCATTGTGCTCGAACTAAGTACCAATGCCTTATCCACCGGTTTCTCCTTAAGTGCGGATTTTCTCGGACATTTCTTCAACATGTGTGGACCATCGCAGAGAAAGCATTTCAGcttgtcccttttcctcttgggtttcttcttcccaactagtggtttcccattaccaccattgtcgCCGTTGCCATTACCATCAACAatatcttccttgtgatccatttcacaTACGCCTCTTTCCTCAgacttggaagacccaagcttgtctttccctagaccaagcttgaccacggactcaactaccgtcatggcttccgacagcttttggacacctctttATTCCACCTCCTGTCTGACCCACGACTTCAAACCATTCTGAAAAGCAAGCAATACTTCTTATTCGGTCACATCTGAAACTTGGAACATAagttccttgaactctcgaacatact
The genomic region above belongs to Gossypium hirsutum isolate 1008001.06 chromosome D05, Gossypium_hirsutum_v2.1, whole genome shotgun sequence and contains:
- the LOC107905497 gene encoding ATP sulfurylase 2 gives rise to the protein MSLTIKSHFASPTYLSFTTKPSRFTGYNTKIRPNSIYHFNPLKLTYYQPKKMQAPVQYSPAPVIKSSLIEPDGGALVDLVVPEGERGAKTIEAESLPKVRLTKIDVEWVHVISEGWANPLKGFMREDEYLQSLHFNSLRLKDGSIVNMSLPIVLAIDDETKERIGSSSHVGLAGPDGDLIAILRSIEIYKHNIEERIARTWGTTAPGLPYVEEVIIPAGNCLIGGDLEVLKPVKYNDGLDHYRLSPKQLRKEFDRRNADAVFAFQLRNPVHNGHALLMNDTRRRLLEMGFKNPILLLHPLGGFTKADDVPLDVRMEQHSKVLEDGVLDPETTIVAIFPSPMHYAGPTEVQWHAKARINAGANFYIVGRDPAGMGHPTEKRDLYDPDHGKKVLSMAPGLEKLNILPFRVAAYDIVAKKMAFFDPSRAKDFLFISGTKMRTYARTGENPPDGFMCPGGWEVLVKYYESLQAEEATQQPAAVSS